The DNA window TTGGAAGATATGGGAAGGTTGATAGGGTGGATATGAAGTCTGGTGAGTTCTCAAATCGACTTCTGTCGGTTCTTTTGATTATTGTTTTCATATATTATAGCTGTGGCTTTGCTGACGAGACTAAATCTGCACTGCACGGTAGCTTTGTTAAAATGTTATTAAAAATATTCGAGGTTTGAAGTGTATTTACTTGTATTAGATATTTTCGAAGCCAATCTACATGCTTTTCAGAAAATTGGAACTTTCTGCTTCATGCATAAGTAATAGATGGCTTAATTGGTACCCCATCCACTGCGAATTGGCATTTATTTCCTCCTCAGCTTAATCTACTTTGTGGGCAAGGTAAGGTAATGCATGTCTTGATAGTTTGGAGGTTGAGTTGTCGCCGTAATTACATGTTTaccattttaaaataaattaaaattaaaatgactATTTGTTAAAGGTATTTTTCCTGAAGAggtaacactattaaattaatattacccGATTGTGCGTTCTAGCTTTAGTGATAATAGAGAAAAATattgttaaaaatattaattcgtAAACAAACTagttaaaataaagaaataatataTTAGACCTTATTACACACTTCGCGAGGAGCAGCTACTGAGTCCTAGCAGTGAGGCAATTTGGCTCTGGCAGACGGCATCTGTAAAAGAGGCAGCTTCCTTTTCAGTGGTTCTACAACCAGAAATCATTCACAGTAGCTGTCCAAGATACAGCCATATTCTCTCTGTTGAGTTCTGCTGGGGGTTCaggatatatataaaaaaaatgtattattgAGGCATAAACCCCCCATACTCAACATTTTCTTTGACGCAGGATTATCTTGGGATATCCATTCTCTTCCAGGCTAATGGATGGGCTCTTCAGAATTCCGTTACATGCCTGTGACGAGCTTCCTCTTCTTTCTTTCAAGAAGAGTCACTCTGATCTGCAATGGCACTACCATCCCACATTTTCCACAGATACTACCTATGACTTTCATTCCTCACGACTTACGCCCAGCCTCCAATTTCAGACATGTTTCAAGTTTGAAACATTGCCAACCTCACAGCAGAGGCCACAAACCGATGGAGAAGGCACATTCTTTTCACTGACCCACAATGAGACATCCACTTTTGGATTATTGTTCCTTGACATCACTTAGTTCATGCACAAGGTCTGTTATTAATTTACTGGTCACTTGGTTTAAGATTTCGTAGAGGTTACCAAACTTTTTGTTCTAGATAGAATCTTAGGTGGTTGATTTGTATGTTTGCTGAAGGGAGAATGCACATCATAGGTAAGATTTCACGGGAGAAATCTTACCTTTCTTTATTCTTGTGAATACATGTAAGGTGAGTTAATGTGAATCTCTTTGCTTTACTGGTTATGTACAGGATTCGCCTTCATTTACATGGAAGATGACAGAGATGCAGAGGATGCTATTAGGGGTCTTGATAGGAGAGAATTTGGTCGAAAGGGACGAAGGCTTCGCGTAGAATGGACTAAGGTAATAGCCACTTCTTTGAATATTTGTCATTTTAAGCTTATGTTTTCCATTTTGAAATTCTTGTGTGTCATGTCTATACGAAATTTCCTGCATTAATTAGTTTTGTTTTATTATCTTTGTTGCTTTtaagtttttataattttctttattgTTATCATTGTAGCTTTTAaggtttataatttatttaataatttctcgtcgttttttttaagattttcaaAGTTGGCAAAATcgaatttaattataaaagttCTTATAATTAACTCAATTTTACTAAGTTCTTCCCAAGAATCTTGTATGTATGTAATGTGGTGGTGAAAGTAAGTGATGTGTAGAAAAATGAAAACTTGGTGTCAAGAGtggttattatattttaaatggatgtcagatattaatttatctccttatacatattcataatggTTATATGTTAATTATTTCAATAGTGATAGGATGCAGTGTACTTTGTAGAATTAGATAATTCCTGTTCTTTGAGTGGCACAAGGCAGAAAAAGTGCGAGGATATGCAAATGAGAGGATGACAAAAGTCTATATAGAGtggttattataaattaaaatggaTGTAAGATATGAGAAGGTTAATTTATATCcttatacatattcataataactgTTGTATGTTAATTATTTCAATAGTGATAGGATGCATTGTACTTCGTAGAATTAGATAATTCTTGTTCTTTGAGTGGCACATCGCAGCAAAAGTCCGAGggcaattttttaaataattactgGAGGTAGAATTTGTTTGATACTTTAACGAGGTTATAGAACTAAAGTGTAATGTGGTGACTGTGCTAAACTGCAATACTCTTTTGATATATCATTTTTTGAATAATGTGAAGAGAAACTGAAGACCTTTCATTTCTATATTTCAGCATGAACGAGGAATTAGAAGGCCTGGTGGCTCTAGAAGATCATCAACTAATACAAGGCCGTCAAAGACCTTATTTGTTATAAATTTTGATCCTTATCACACTAGAACTAAGGATTTGGAGAGGCACTTTGATGCATACGGGAAGATAGTTAGTGTAAGGATTAGAAGAAATTTTGCATTTGTTCAGTACGAAATACAGGAAGATGCTACTAAAGCATTGGAGGCTACAAACATGAGGTGGATAATCTTTTATTACTATTAGCTAAAATTATGTGTTAAACGTTTCTTCCAATGTAAATTGGAGGAAATATATGGCATGaaaaatgtgtttttttttctttcctgaATTTCAATTGTTTTGTAACTTGATTTAAATTTATGAATTGGTTTTATATTATCTTGTATTTGACATTTGTTGATGATATTTGGTATGCAGCAAGTTGATGGATAGGGTTATTTCAGTTGAATATGCAGTAcgggatgatgatgatgaaaggAGAGATGGAGTAAGCCCTGATAGAGCACGTGATAGATCACCAGAAAGAGGTGGCCGGGATAGAAGACGATCCCCAAGTCCCTatcgaagagagagaggtagcCCTGATTATGGTCGTGGCACCAGCCCCAGTGCATACAGAAGGGACAGGGGTAGTCCTGATTATGGTCGGGGTCGTAGCACAAGCCCCTATAGGAAAGACAGGGGAAGCCCTGATTATGGTCGTGGTCACAGTCCAAATCCTTATAGGAGAGACAGGGGTGGCCTTGAGCATGGTCGTGGTCCTAGCCGTAGTCCTCATCACCGAAGAGAAAAGGTGAGTGTTGATCGCGGTCACGCTCCTAGTCGTAGTCCTTATGAAAGGGAGAGAGTTAGTCCTGAGAATGGTCGTGTTGCTAGTGCTAGTCCTTACAAAAGGAAAAGGGCGAGTCCTGAGAACGGTCGTGGTCTTAGTCGTAGTCTCAGTCCCATGGAAAGAGAGAGGACTAACCTTGATAATGGTCGTGAACTAAGCCCCAATTCTGTACCTGAACCTAAGGACAGTCCCAGTTATGTTGGACCCGAAAGCCCAGTGAATGAGAGGTACCAAAGGTTTGTGCCATAAAGTAAATTCTATTTGAAGTtgtgtataaattttttatgcTAAACCCAGTCTTATCTTTGTATTTAATCCTGATAATATTGCAGTCCCTCTCCGCAAGCTGAAGAATGATTTTAATCTGGGGACGTTGGCATTGATAATATGGTGTCTCGATGGCATTGATATGTTGTAATATGAGATTTTTATGGCAGGAGTTTCGTTTATTTAagtgttataattatttatgctttaGTTTTTGTATTAGTAGTTCATGAGAAACAATCATGTAGTTTCTACAAAATTTTATGGATTTATCAGAACTTGTACTCGCTCGTTGATTGAACTTGGATTCAAAATCACAACTTGATTAATCAGTCTTTTAACAATTTTCGATTGCAATGTAAAATTTGTGGATTAAAATATGTTCATTGCTCTCTAAGAACTTACCAGAGACCTATTGTTACTGTAATGAATACATTTGTGTGAAAAAGAACCATGACTGAAATGTTCCACAGTCCACATACACATT is part of the Cannabis sativa cultivar Pink pepper isolate KNU-18-1 chromosome 5, ASM2916894v1, whole genome shotgun sequence genome and encodes:
- the LOC115718181 gene encoding serine/arginine-rich splicing factor RS40 isoform X1; this translates as MRPIFCGNFEYDARQSDLERLFGRYGKVDRVDMKSGFAFIYMEDDRDAEDAIRGLDRREFGRKGRRLRVEWTKHERGIRRPGGSRRSSTNTRPSKTLFVINFDPYHTRTKDLERHFDAYGKIVSVRIRRNFAFVQYEIQEDATKALEATNMSKLMDRVISVEYAVRDDDDERRDGVSPDRARDRSPERGGRDRRRSPSPYRRERGSPDYGRGTSPSAYRRDRGSPDYGRGRSTSPYRKDRGSPDYGRGHSPNPYRRDRGGLEHGRGPSRSPHHRREKVSVDRGHAPSRSPYERERVSPENGRVASASPYKRKRASPENGRGLSRSLSPMERERTNLDNGRELSPNSVPEPKDSPSYVGPESPVNERYQSPSPQAEE
- the LOC115718181 gene encoding serine/arginine-rich splicing factor RS40 isoform X3, with translation MEDDRDAEDAIRGLDRREFGRKGRRLRVEWTKHERGIRRPGGSRRSSTNTRPSKTLFVINFDPYHTRTKDLERHFDAYGKIVSVRIRRNFAFVQYEIQEDATKALEATNMSKLMDRVISVEYAVRDDDDERRDGVSPDRARDRSPERGGRDRRRSPSPYRRERGSPDYGRGTSPSAYRRDRGSPDYGRGRSTSPYRKDRGSPDYGRGHSPNPYRRDRGGLEHGRGPSRSPHHRREKVSVDRGHAPSRSPYERERVSPENGRVASASPYKRKRASPENGRGLSRSLSPMERERTNLDNGRELSPNSVPEPKDSPSYVGPESPVNERYQSPSPQAEE
- the LOC115718181 gene encoding serine/arginine-rich splicing factor RS40 isoform X2, translating into MRPIFCGNFEYDARQSDLERLFGRYGKVDRVDMKSGFAFIYMEDDRDAEDAIRGLDRREFGRKGRRLRVEWTKHERGIRRPGGSRRSSTNTRPSKTLFVINFDPYHTRTKDLERHFDAYGKIVSVRIRRNFAFVQYEIQEDATKALEATNMSKLMDRVISVEYAVRDDDDERRDGVSPDRARDRSPERGGRDRRRSPSPYRRERGSPDYGRGTSPSAYRRDRGSPDYGRGRSTSPYRKDRGSPDYGRGHSPNPYRRDRGGLEHGRGPSRSPHHRREKVSVDRGHAPSRSPYERERVSPENGRVASASPYKRKRASPENGRGLSRSLSPMERERTNLDNGRELSPNSVPEPKDSPSYVGPESPVNESPSPQAEE